The nucleotide sequence TGCGGTCCGTCTCTTTGACCCGTAGTTCCCGAGCGTCGCGAATCTCCGTGGTTCCCTCGGCCGCGGCCGCCGCCACGGCGAGAATGGGAATCTCATCAATCAGCCGCGGGATCAAAGAACCGCCGACCGTCGCCCCCACCAGGGGCCCGGACCTGGCGGCGAGGCGGGCGGTGGGTTCACCGGCCTGGGGTTCCCCTTCCTCGATCTCGAACTGCGCACCCATGGCGCCAAGGACGTCGAGAATCCCCGTGCGGGTCGGGTTCACGCCGACGTCTTCCAGGATCAACTCGCTCCCTGGAACGATCAGTGTGGCCACCAAGAGAAAAGCTGCGGATGATAGGTCCCCCGGGATCCGCATGTCCATCGCTCTCAACCGCGCCGGCCGACCGATTTCGGTGTAGCCGCTCCTTTTGGAAATCGGCGCTCCGAGGGCTTTGAGCATGCGCTCGGTGTGGTCCCGGGATGGTGAGGGCTCTCGTACGCCGGTCACCCCGGAGGCAAACAACCCGGCGAGGAGAATGGCCGATTTCACTTGGGCACTGGCGACGGGCATTTGATATTTAATCGAATGCAGATCTGCTCCTCGCACCGACAGGGGAGCCAGATCCCCGTCCCGGCGGCCGTCGATCCGGGCACCCATACTGAGCAATGGCTTCGCGACCCGGCCCATGGGCCTCCTGCGGATCGACGCATCACCGGTCAGACAACTATGAAAGGTCTGCCCGGACAACAGACCCAGCAAAAGCCGAATGGTGGTGCCCGAGTTGCCCACATCGAGGACATCGTCGGGCTCCTGGAGTCCATGCATGCCCACCCCGTGCACAATCACAGTGCCATCCTCTATATCCACAGGGACGCCGAGAGCGCGCATGCAAGCCACCGTGCTTAAACAGTCTGCGCCGAACAAAAATCCCTCCACCCGGGACACCCCATCGGCCAGGGAGGTAAACATGACCGCCCGGTGAGAAATCGACTTGTCCCCCGGCACCCGGACTTGTCCCTTCAGCGCCCCGGCCATTTCAACGATCAATTTCATCTAAGCCACCCCCGTGCCGGTCCCGCCGCCCCGCCGGGGGAGGAACCTGCGCTCTCACATGCGCGGATCGACCTTGAATCCATGATCGGCGAGCAGCCGAGCCGCCTGGTCCCGGCCGTCCTCGGTATCGAAGGTCAAACTGAGTTGGCCATCCTCGTCTTCCCGGCTCTCGAGGATGGCAATGTTTCGAAGGTTAATCCCCGCCTCGCCAAGCAGGGTGGCAACAGTGCCGATGATCCCCGGCTGGTCGGGCACGTCCACCGTACATTGAAAAGCCGGCCGAATCGCCCCCCGGCCTCGCACGGGAAGGGCATCTCGCCACCGGGCGGCTTGGCGGAAAAATGTCTCTAACGCCTCGCCGTCCCGGCGATTGATCCATCCGAGGAGCTCCTCAATCTGATCCTTCCATCGTTCAAACAGCGGTCTGAGACGATCTCCGTTTGTCAATAGGATATCCCGCCACATCACCGGATGTCCAGACGCAATGCGGGTGACGTCCCGGAAGCCTCCGGCCGCCAGAACGGCATACAGGGGATCGTCTTCTCCCAACTCGGCCACTTGATGGACCAATTGCGCCGCCACGACGTGGGGAAGATGACTCACCGCCGCCACCAAACGGTCGTGGTGGTCGGGATCGAGAATCAAGACCTGAGCTCCCGCTGCCTGGACCAGATCCCGAATTCGCTGAATCATCTCCGGTTTTTCCCCGGGGGTCGGAGTGAGGACGTAAACGGCGTTCTCGTACAACCGGGGCGACGCCGCCCGGATCCCAGATTTCTCGGAACCCGCCATGGGATGTCCCCCGATGAACGATACGCCTTCTGGCAACACCCGGGTCGCTTCCCGGCAGATCGCCCGCTTTGTGCTCCCCACATCGGTGATGAGCGTGCCCGCGGCCGGATGAAAGGCGGCGATCTCCCGAAGCAGGGCCATCGATTCCTTGACCGGAGCCGCCAGCACCACCAGGTCGGCCTCCTGCACCGCAGACCGAAGGGGCAGCGCCCGATCGATGGCGCCGATCTCCAAGGCGATTTCCAGGTGCTCGGCCGACACATCCACCCCGACAATCTCCCGAGCCACCCCGGCTCGCTGCCACGCCAGCGCCAGGGAGCCTCCGATCAATCCACATCCCACCACGGCAATTCGATGAAGCGCCGGCCCCTTATCCGTCACCGTTTCAATCCCCTCATTTCCCGGCCCTTCGCAAGGGAGCCACCAATGTTCGGGCAAAAGTCTCGAGATCGTCCAGCACGTCGCCGGCATCTTTTCCTTCTTCGGTGATGGCGGCCAGGATGCGCACCAAGGCGCTCCCCACAATCACCGCGTCGGCCGTCTCGGCCACCGCAGCCGCCGCCTCCGGGGTTCCGATCCCGAAGCCCACGCCGATCGGCAGATCGGTGCACCGCCGGATGTCGTCAATGAACCTGGAAAGGTGCTCGGGCATCCGTTTGCGGACACCCGTGACCCCCGTGGAGGACACGGCATAGACGAATCCCCTGGCCGTTCTGCAAATCCGTTCGATCCGCCCGTGGCTGGTGGGTGCGACAAGCGGCACCAGTGCCACCCCCGCCCGGTCGGCGGCCTCCCGTAAAGGAGTCGCCTCTTCCATGGGCAGATCCGGCACGATCACCCCGGCATATCCCGCCTTCGCCAGGTCTTCCGCGAAGGTCTGCCATCCCCAGCGGTAGACGGGGTTTGCATAGGTAAAAGCCACCAAAGGCACCTCCCCCGCCGCCTCCCGAAGGATCGGTCCCAGCCGAAACAAATCGGGCATCTGAAACCCGCCGCGCAAAGCCCGCTCGGAAGCCGCCTGAATGGTGGGACCGTCGGCCAGGGGATCGGAATAGGGCATCCCGATCTCCACAGCGTCCGCCCCGGCCCGGACCAATCTCCGCACCGCCTCCACGGTGACCTCCATCGTGGGGTCCCCGGCGGTGATAAAGGGAATGAACCCGGTTTCCCCCCCGCGCCGTCGTCTCTCCAAGGCAACCTGCAAGGAGGTGCTCATTCCGAATCACCTCCAAGGCCGGACTGTTGCCGCATGAGGGTTTCCACATCTTTATCCCCGCGCCCGGACAGGCTGATCACAACCACCTGATCCGGATCCATCTTTCTGGCCAATTCCAGGGTATAGGCCACGGCGTGGGCGCTCTCCAGGGCAGGCAGAATCCCCTCCAACTCCGCCAATCGGTGAAAGGCATCCAGGGCCTGATCGTCCGTCACGCCCACGTACTTCACCCGGCCGGTTTCATAGAGGTAGGCGTGCTCAGGACCCACCCCGGGATAATCAAGACCCGCCGAGATGGAATGGGCCGGTTTAACCTGACCGTAGCGATCCTGCAAGAGGTACGTGAAGCACCCGTGCAGAATCCCGGGCTCCCCCCCCTCCAAAGCCGCCGCGTGAAGGCCGGTGGACAACCCCTTGCCCGCCGCCTCGACGCCGAACAAACGCACACCCTCGTCTTCGAGAAACGGATAGAAAATCCCCATGGCGTTGCTACCGCCTCCGACGCAGGCGACGATGGCGTCGGGCAGGCGCCCGACCTTCTCCAGGATCTGGGCCCTGGTTTCGTCCCCGATGACCCGCTGGAAATTCCGCACCATCACCGGATACGGATGGGGCCCGCCCACGGTGCCGAGCACGTAAAAGCTGTCCTCCACATGCTCCACCCAGTGCCGGATCGCCTCGTTCATCGCGTCCTTCAGGGTGCCGGTCCCCGACGAGACCGACACCACCTCCGCCCCCAACAGACGCATGCGAAACACGTTCAACGCCTGGCGCCGGATATCCTCTTCACCCATGAACACGGTACAAGACAAACCGAGCCGGGCCGCCACCGTCGCTGTGGCCACCCCGTGCTGACCCGCCCCGGTCTCGGCGATGACCCGCCGTTTTCCCGTATAATGGGCCAAGAGTCCTTGACCGATGGTGTTGTTGATCTTGTGAGCGCCGGTGTGGGTCAAGTCTTCCCGCTTCAGCCAAATCTGCGCCCCTCCAACATGATTGGTCAACCGCTCCGCAAAATACAGCGGCGTCGGCCGCCCGGCATAATCGGTCAAAAACCGGTGCAGGTCGTTGCAAAAACGTTCGTCATCCTTCCACTTGAGATAATCTTTTTCCAGCGCCTCCAGGGCGGACATCAACGTTTCCGGGACGTACTGCCCCCCAAATCGGCCGAACCGTCCCCGCTCATCGGGTTCCGTCATCCCATTCCCTCACTTTTCGAACAAACTGTTCCATTCTCGCCACATCTTTGACACCGGGGACTCCCGTCTCGATCCCCGAGGAAACATCCACGCCATCCGGGCGGTATCCCCGAAGCAATTCCTGAACATTTTCCGGGCGTAACCCCCCGGCGATCCATAAAAAAACCCCTTCGGCACCCTTGCGCCATTCGGGAATGTCTTGCCACCGAAAGGTTTGCCCCCGCCCTCCCCGTTCCCCCGGAACCCCGGCGTCGACGAGCACGGCATCGACGGCGCCCTGATACGCCGCTGCCGCCCCGGGTCTCTCCAGCAGAGCCGAGAAGGCCTTGACCACAAACAATCCCTCATCCCGCAACCGTCGGCAGTCCTCAGGGGATTCAGCCCCGTGCAACTGCACCCCGTCAAGACCCACCCGCCGGACCGTCTCCCTCAC is from Kyrpidia tusciae DSM 2912 and encodes:
- the aroA gene encoding 3-phosphoshikimate 1-carboxyvinyltransferase, whose amino-acid sequence is MKLIVEMAGALKGQVRVPGDKSISHRAVMFTSLADGVSRVEGFLFGADCLSTVACMRALGVPVDIEDGTVIVHGVGMHGLQEPDDVLDVGNSGTTIRLLLGLLSGQTFHSCLTGDASIRRRPMGRVAKPLLSMGARIDGRRDGDLAPLSVRGADLHSIKYQMPVASAQVKSAILLAGLFASGVTGVREPSPSRDHTERMLKALGAPISKRSGYTEIGRPARLRAMDMRIPGDLSSAAFLLVATLIVPGSELILEDVGVNPTRTGILDVLGAMGAQFEIEEGEPQAGEPTARLAARSGPLVGATVGGSLIPRLIDEIPILAVAAAAAEGTTEIRDARELRVKETDRIRTVAEELRKFGVQVAELEDGLMIEGGRVLKGAHCRSHGDHRIAMAMAVAGLVAEGETVVEGWEAADVSFPGFVDLLRELGARVRVEE
- a CDS encoding prephenate dehydrogenase, with amino-acid sequence MTDKGPALHRIAVVGCGLIGGSLALAWQRAGVAREIVGVDVSAEHLEIALEIGAIDRALPLRSAVQEADLVVLAAPVKESMALLREIAAFHPAAGTLITDVGSTKRAICREATRVLPEGVSFIGGHPMAGSEKSGIRAASPRLYENAVYVLTPTPGEKPEMIQRIRDLVQAAGAQVLILDPDHHDRLVAAVSHLPHVVAAQLVHQVAELGEDDPLYAVLAAGGFRDVTRIASGHPVMWRDILLTNGDRLRPLFERWKDQIEELLGWINRRDGEALETFFRQAARWRDALPVRGRGAIRPAFQCTVDVPDQPGIIGTVATLLGEAGINLRNIAILESREDEDGQLSLTFDTEDGRDQAARLLADHGFKVDPRM
- the trpA gene encoding tryptophan synthase subunit alpha; translation: MSTSLQVALERRRRGGETGFIPFITAGDPTMEVTVEAVRRLVRAGADAVEIGMPYSDPLADGPTIQAASERALRGGFQMPDLFRLGPILREAAGEVPLVAFTYANPVYRWGWQTFAEDLAKAGYAGVIVPDLPMEEATPLREAADRAGVALVPLVAPTSHGRIERICRTARGFVYAVSSTGVTGVRKRMPEHLSRFIDDIRRCTDLPIGVGFGIGTPEAAAAVAETADAVIVGSALVRILAAITEEGKDAGDVLDDLETFARTLVAPLRRAGK
- the trpB gene encoding tryptophan synthase subunit beta, with protein sequence MTEPDERGRFGRFGGQYVPETLMSALEALEKDYLKWKDDERFCNDLHRFLTDYAGRPTPLYFAERLTNHVGGAQIWLKREDLTHTGAHKINNTIGQGLLAHYTGKRRVIAETGAGQHGVATATVAARLGLSCTVFMGEEDIRRQALNVFRMRLLGAEVVSVSSGTGTLKDAMNEAIRHWVEHVEDSFYVLGTVGGPHPYPVMVRNFQRVIGDETRAQILEKVGRLPDAIVACVGGGSNAMGIFYPFLEDEGVRLFGVEAAGKGLSTGLHAAALEGGEPGILHGCFTYLLQDRYGQVKPAHSISAGLDYPGVGPEHAYLYETGRVKYVGVTDDQALDAFHRLAELEGILPALESAHAVAYTLELARKMDPDQVVVISLSGRGDKDVETLMRQQSGLGGDSE
- a CDS encoding phosphoribosylanthranilate isomerase, giving the protein MTTVKACGFTRAEDVAAAERLGVDWIGLVFAPSKRRVEVEQAAGLRAGTRLRCMGVFVDAGIEKVRETVRRVGLDGVQLHGAESPEDCRRLRDEGLFVVKAFSALLERPGAAAAYQGAVDAVLVDAGVPGERGGRGQTFRWQDIPEWRKGAEGVFLWIAGGLRPENVQELLRGYRPDGVDVSSGIETGVPGVKDVARMEQFVRKVREWDDGTR